One genomic window of Ricinus communis isolate WT05 ecotype wild-type unplaced genomic scaffold, ASM1957865v1 Ctg19, whole genome shotgun sequence includes the following:
- the LOC125368818 gene encoding 30S ribosomal protein S7, chloroplastic yields MSRRGTAEEKTAKSDPIYRNRLVNMLVNRILKHGKKPLAYQIIYRAMKKIQQKTETNPLSVLRQAIRGVTPDIAVKARRVGGSTHQVPVEIGSTQGKALAIRWLLGASRKRPGRNMAFKLSSELVDAAKGSGDAIRKKEETHRMAEANRAFAHFR; encoded by the coding sequence ATGTCACGTCGAGGTACTGCAGAAGAAAAAACTGCAAAATCCGATCCAATTTATCGTAATCGATTAGTTAACATGTTGGTTAACCGTATTCTGAAACACGGAAAAAAACCATTGGCTTATCAAATTATCTATCGAGCCATGAAAAAGATTCAACAAAAGACAGAAACAAATCCACTATCTGTTTTACGTCAAGCAATACGTGGAGTAACTCCCGATATAGCAGTAAAAGCAAGACGTGTAGGCGGATCGACTCATCAAGTTCCCGTTGAAATAGGATCCACACAAGGAAAAGCACTTGCCATTCGTTGGTTATTAGGGGCATCCCGAAAACGTCCGGGTCGAAATATGGCTTTCAAATTAAGTTCCGAATTAGTGGATGCTGCCAAAGGGAGTGGTGATGCCATACGCAAAAAGGAAGAGACTCATAGAATGGCAGAGGCAAATAGAGCTTTTGCACATTTTCGTTAA
- the LOC125368810 gene encoding LOW QUALITY PROTEIN: 50S ribosomal protein L2, chloroplastic-like (The sequence of the model RefSeq protein was modified relative to this genomic sequence to represent the inferred CDS: inserted 2 bases in 2 codons), with the protein MAIHLYKTSTPSTRNGAVDSQVKSNTRNTRNNLIYGQHRCGKGRNARGIITARHRGGGHKRLYRKIDFRRNEKDIYGRIVTIEYDPNRNAYICLIHYGDGEKRYILHPRGAIIGDTIISGTEVPIKMGNALPLTDMPLGTAIHNIEITFGXGGQLARAAGAVAKLIXKEGKSATLKLPSGEVRLISKNCSATVGQVGNTGVNQKSLGRAGSKCWLGKRPVVRGVVMNPVDHPHGGGEGRAPIGRKKPATPWGYPALGRRSRKRNKYSDNLILRRRSK; encoded by the exons ATGGCGATACATTTATACAAAACTTCTACCCCGAGCACACGCAATGGGGCCGTAGACAGTCAAGTGAAATCCAATACACGAAATACACGAAATAATTTGATCTATGGACAGCATCGTTGTGGTAAAGGCCGTAACGCCAGAGGAATCATTACCGCAAGGCATAGAGGGGGAGGTCATAAGCGTCTATACCGTAAAATCGATTTTCGACGGAATGAAAAAGACATATATGGGAGAATCGTAACCATAGAATACGACCCTAATCGAAATGCATACATTTGTCTCATACACTATGGGGATGGTGAGAAGAGATATATTTTACATCCCAGAGGGGCTATAATTGGAGATACCATTATTTCTGGTACAGAAGTTCCTATAAAAATGGGAAATGCCCTACCTTTGA CCGATATGCCCTTAGGCACGGCCATACATAACATAGAAATCACATTTG AGGGTGGACAATTGGCTAGAGCTGCAGGTGCTGTAGCGAAACTGA ACAAAGAGGGGAAATCAGCCACATTAAAATTACCTTCTGGGGAGGTTCGTTTAATATCCAAAAACTGCTCAGCAACAGTCGGACAAGTAGGGAATACTGGGGTGAACCAGAAAAGTTTGGGTAGAGCCGGATCTAAATGTTGGCTAGGTAAGCGTCCTGTAGTAAGAGGAGTAGTTATGAACCCTGTAGACCATCCCCATGGGGGTGGTGAAGGGAGGGCCCCAATTGGTAGAAAAAAACCCGCAACCCCTTGGGGTTATCCTGCACTTGgaagaagaagtagaaaaaggaataaatataGTGATAATTTGATTCTTCGTCGCCGTAGTAAATAg